TTCCTGCAAGTCTGTTACGGTCCCACTCATACTATCCCATAATATTAGCAGTGCACAATAACCGCCTAACGCTGTGTGCAGGCCCTGAGGAGCTGCTGGGGGGCAGTGGAGCAGGTGAGAGGTTACTATGTCGACTGGAGGATGCTTCGGGATGTAAAGAGAAGACAGATGGCTTTTGATTATGCTGATGAGAGGTTACGGATCAATGCGCTGAGGAAGAACACCATCCTACCCAAAGAGCTTCAGGTACAACGCAATGTTTCTACTCAAACTGCCACTTTTCTTCAATGTCATGTATTAACTTTAGCCACAATCAAATATTTAGTGATCATCATGGGAGATGATTTATGAAAAACCAACATCCAAAGGCAATTACAAATTATTTAGAttacaaacagaaaaaacactgaattcctaaacagtttaaaacatttttgcagGAGGTGGCAGATAAAGAAATTGCAGCATTACCAAGGGACAGCTGTCCTGTGAGAATACGCAACAGGTGTGTGATGACGTCCAGACCTCGGGGGGTGAAGCGGAGGTGGCGACTGAGCCGAATTGTCTTCCGTCACTTGGCTGACCACAACCAGATGTCTGGGATTCTGAGGGCAAGGTGGTGACTGGGGATCCATTGGATACTACAGTCggattgtattgtattgtataaaaaaacaaaaacaagctggGTTGGTGGTTATTGTCAGAAGCAGGACATCAATACAGACTTTCAATACAGACTCATTTTAGCCTTTTAGTGTCTGGGATCTTTAGAGGTATGTACTGTGACAAAAACAGTTCAACCACTACTTATACTTGCCAATGGAATAATGTTCAAAGTGAATCCACTGAGATTACTGCAGCATATTTGTAGTACTTTGTATATGCTGAGGAGATAATGATTTATCATTTCTGTAGattatttgctttgttttctccTGGCTTTtctaaatatgaaaaacaatatttaaatagaaaatgtttaaatgtaacacaatggatgaataaatattgTTGTACATAACTAACCCTTTTCCcctttcttgtttttattttgtatgcagttgattaaattaatatttaacaaataatacacattatttGATTCTACACTATAGTGTAAACACTACTAAATACAATAGTAGTGCTAAAGAAATTGTGAGTGGCAGCAACGTTGCAGCCATTCAAGTTATGTTACGATGTTTAGTCGTAAAggcataataataaatagttatGCAATTAACTACTGAAAAGAACAATTATTgagaatttattttaatttgtatattttatggATGTCAACACCTTAGTCCAGTAGGTGGCGGTAAGTGCGCTCGTAGGCTGGCTTGACCAGTCCCATgaatcaagaagaagaagaatcgtATCCGGTGAAAGTACTGCAGCAGACTAGTGGAGTAAAGCTccacagacacatttctgaACATAACGAATATAACTGACAAAGACTAAATGGATGTAACCGAACAGGTAAgcagaatgtttttttcagtATAGAGTATGCCATCAGGACCAAACTAGGGTTTGTATGAACTTATTTAGCTTAGCCGTAGGGCTAACTAACGTCATGTGCCATGAGTTGACTAACTAAGCTAATAGCAATGCTACGCTAGCTACCGTCAGTTACTTAGCAAGCAACTGCTAACCAGCGATTCTGCTATTATTATCTTTAGTGAAGAAGTCCATTTTTAATAACATATTCGTTTCTTGAAAGCATACTTGCCAAAGATATATCGATGCCTAGTCGTGTCTGTGGCTGTTGCTAGCTTGCTAGCAGTAAGCTAGCTTTGACTGGAGTTCACCGGAACCTTCTAGCAAAGTACTGTCCATATATCGTTAGTTAAGAAAACGGGGCATCGAGGAGTGGAGGGACTACTGAGAGGCGTGTTTGTCAGAAAGTCTAAACTGTGAGAGCCAAGAGTGCACCGGGGGAACAAGCTACAGTATATTCCAATGCATCTGTATTAGTTAATGCTAGTTAGTTTTAGTTAGCTTGCACTTCTTTACTTAAGATGCGATCTAAGCTAAGTTCCTTCAGCATCCACTCACGTGCTGTGATGGGGTAATCGGCCCTCTTCAAGTACACTGATTTCACAAGGCAACATAAATAACTCTCATGGTCTCTGAGAGGTGATATTCTTAATGTCGCTTGAGTTTACAGTTTTACACTCCCAGCTACATAGTGATTTGCATTAGATCATACTTGGAGAATGGAGGGAAAACAAACTACTGTTtgtcaaaaataatgtattatactCCCTCCGGGCTACCCCAATCTGGTCATATATATTTCCCTGACCAGTAACAACAAATATACCgtaaatattcaaaataaagttaAGTGACATTCAAGCAACACATTGCAACCTCTGTGAAGcaaatatttagtatttttaacTTGAGATGTGTCCTGATGTGTTGATCAACTAATGGAGAAATGAGCACATTTTACAcactatttaaaaacatgttctgtTAAATTGTCTTAAATGGTGCATTTCTCAGTGGTCTAATTGTTTGTCCAATACAGATCAACCAGTTGGAGGCAGATTTGTTGGAGCTGGGTTCCCTTTTGGAGaaggcagagagaaaaagggtgCAGGATGTGCTCAAGCAGGAGCAGAAGAAGGTGGAAAAGGAGCTTGCAGTCAAACGACAACTAAAGGAAAAACAAGCCaggagagaggcagacacaTCTGCTGCCTCTAAAGCAGCATACACAGTCAAGATCAACAACTATGGTATGGAGCCATTGTTTAGAAAGGCTACTAGGCTTTTGTGAGAAAGTACAACTGTTTTAGACGTATGCAAGAGCTCAAAAGCATTTGAAAACAATGTTCACACTTCTGCCTCTTCAATGCAGCCTGGGACCAGTCAGAGAAATTCGTCAAAATATACCTTACATTGAAGGATGTGCACAAAATTCCATCAGAAAATGTGGAGGTCAACTTTACAGAAAGGTACTGTGATAATTAACACATATACATGAATCATGTGCCACCAATAACACAATTAATTTCATTGTGTTTGCTCATCCTCTCTTTCAGGTCTTTTTCTGTGTTGGTAAAGGATCTTGATGGCAAAAACCATCAGATGACAATCCTCAACCTGTTGTGTCCAATCGATGAAAAAGACAGCTATAAAAAGGTGAACAAAGCGTTTTcatcatttaaaagaataaacagtgTATGTTGATGGAGATGGCACATGCTTTTTACTTTCAGTAAGAAAAGTTAAGAAAATGAGTTAGATACAAATATTTGAGCCATAACTTTGCATCTTAAATCAATTACTAAAGCTTGAGTGTTCCTCTTTACATCTTGgaaccattttgtttttaaagattgttcacacacacactttgttctcATACCTTTTTTGTTTGGAGCAGAAATAAGGAAAGGATGATTCTGTTGCGTTGGCTTTTGAAAAGGATTTTGACTCTTTCCTCCCATCAACAGATCAAAACAGACATGGTCCTGGTCATGTGCAAGAAGCAGACGACAAAGAAGTGGGACTGTCTAACAACGGTGGAAAAGCAGGCTATAGAGAAAGAGTAAGTTTAAATATGGAACATTGATTCATTTTAAGTGACATTATGGCCACTGCATGCATTCACTGAATTCCTTTGTACACGGTGATAAGTACCACTATTACTACTGATGCCAATGTTGTCAGTAGCCAAGGACACAATGGCGTGACCAGAGAGAATACACCATGAAGACCATTATTTGCTAACTATTTGTACACTTGCCAGTATTCACATCTGGCCAATTACTTCAACAGCACTCTGAAACATTGCCGTGCAGTACCATGTCTGTGAGCCAGGTGTCACTGTACTGTATgtaggatgaggatgagagTCCCCGCTATTTGGATAAAGACATACAAACTGTTAACCTATTGTCCCTCAACAGTAAACCCAATGTTGATGAGAATGCAGACCCCAGTGATGGTCTGATGAACATGCTAAAGAAGATTTACTCTGAGGGAGATGACGAGATGAAGagaaccatcaacaaagccTGGTCAGAGTCCCAAGAGAAGAAAgttcaaggaggaggaggaggagacgacatGATGGACCTCTGAACTCCACTCACTTGCGTGTCCTCAGTAGCACATAGTGAGAGCTGCCAGGGTTGCATTTGACCTGATTTGAATATGTTATGAGTcaaatatatgaatcatattttcACAATCTAGAAATTTGGTGTACAGCTCATGAATACAGTTTTGGGGATTAACATCGAAACCCAGGATGGCCTAATTTTGGCTTCGCTTTGAAATGTCATGGAACGTAATGCAGAAAACTTCCATTAACTTGCGTGGAAAACGCCTGTACAAACAGAAGGGCAGTGTCCAACAAATGGTACTGTAACCCAAAAAGAAACTGCAGCATTGGTCACGTTGATGTGATAAAGGACCACAATGCAGTTGTTCTTCTTGAGAATGTCTGTCTGTTAGTAAGTCATAGTTTAAATCGGACCGTGGTTCATCAAATACGTGAGACGTGCTCTGTAAAGTCTCATCTTAATATTGTTCCTTTGCAGCTAACCAGGTCTGAAGATGTTTCCAAGTGTACATTTGCCAAAGTCATGCTcatattcattttaatgaagACAACCAGAGGGCTCTTCTGACTTTTACCATCGTTATGGcagcctttttgttgttgtttgtcattcCATAAAAAGCTGAAATGATCGCTGCAGAGAGAATTCTGCTCGTACATCAGTCCAGTGTAATAACGAACATTACTACATAGGTCTTGACGTTTAATGTATTTGACCCATTCCTGTTGCATATGTAATGCTCTCAAAACTCTTTGTAATTCCTTCATGTGACTGCTGCATTTTCATTATATTGGCAGTTTACCACTATATTTACATTATCACTGTTAAAATTGCCTACTTCCCTCCAGCATGGGTGAATAcctaaaatgtatgttttaattatgttgatTATTTTACCTGGGCTGTTGTTATTGTCGTACATGTGTTGTTGCCCGCCCTCAGGTTGTTGACGTTCTCACCAATATATTTCTTGAACCAACTCTGCTTTGCCTCTGTTCATCTTTTGGTTTTGAGGTCAGAAAAGTTTACCAACCACTTATTAGACTGGTCTGGCCCAGTATTCATGTTATCATGTCTTCAAGAGGTGCAATTTGTGTAGTTTATCATTTTGATATGCCCTCACATGCCTGCCTGCTCACAGAAAAACATTCTTTTTCCAATTTTTCTATAGTAAGATGAGCAATGCTTGACACAAACGGTCCTCTTATTGTTTGTGCTTTAACAGTCAAAGTACAAATGTAGAAAGTTGAACAAAGGGAGTTATGAATGATTTATACAATCGGAGTACGAGATTTTGAGCTGCACGTTTTGTCCACCAGGTGGCAGCAGCGATGAGGAGATCACGAGTTACTTTGgggttttcacacacacaagcgggATACATCTAACCCAAGATTGATTGaaaatgtgtgcttttattttgtagtattCTGAGGATTTGGGCATAAACACAAACTAATTGTTCTGACAGATTTTTTTCGAAATCTTAAGAGTCATCACAACATTTTACGATTTATAATTAATTTGCAACGTGGTAAACTGAGAATCATtcacaatgaaaaaaaattattgtgCAGATGTCTCACTAAAACAATATTGCATTAAGTTATCTCATTGCTCAGTATTAAAGGTATACTCCGTTATTCACGTGGACACAAGCTCCTTTATATAATTAAACAGTTTGAGTACAAATAAAGATAATCTGCTGTTAGAATAAACAGTATG
This Cyclopterus lumpus isolate fCycLum1 chromosome 17, fCycLum1.pri, whole genome shotgun sequence DNA region includes the following protein-coding sequences:
- the mrps14 gene encoding 28S ribosomal protein S14, mitochondrial, with translation MAAHRITCLGLNALYSTVCAPKQALRSCWGAVEQVRGYYVDWRMLRDVKRRQMAFDYADERLRINALRKNTILPKELQEVADKEIAALPRDSCPVRIRNRCVMTSRPRGVKRRWRLSRIVFRHLADHNQMSGILRARW
- the cacybp gene encoding calcyclin-binding protein, with translation MDVTEQINQLEADLLELGSLLEKAERKRVQDVLKQEQKKVEKELAVKRQLKEKQARREADTSAASKAAYTVKINNYAWDQSEKFVKIYLTLKDVHKIPSENVEVNFTERSFSVLVKDLDGKNHQMTILNLLCPIDEKDSYKKIKTDMVLVMCKKQTTKKWDCLTTVEKQAIEKDKPNVDENADPSDGLMNMLKKIYSEGDDEMKRTINKAWSESQEKKVQGGGGGDDMMDL